One genomic region from Arthrobacter sp. YN encodes:
- a CDS encoding ArsR/SmtB family transcription factor, with protein sequence MTSLPLLEPDTQTICCPPATPALGAEEAQRRAVVFKALADPNRLRLLSIVKAADGGESCVCDLTEPLDLGQPTVSHHLKILVEAGLLHREKRGTWAYYSLVPGALDDVAGVLTAL encoded by the coding sequence ATGACCTCGCTGCCCTTGCTCGAACCGGACACGCAGACCATCTGCTGCCCGCCAGCTACCCCTGCCCTTGGCGCTGAGGAGGCACAGCGCCGGGCCGTCGTGTTCAAAGCGCTGGCGGATCCCAACCGGCTGCGCCTGCTCTCCATCGTCAAGGCCGCCGACGGCGGTGAGTCCTGCGTCTGCGACCTCACCGAACCGCTGGATCTGGGCCAACCCACCGTCTCCCACCATTTGAAGATCCTGGTCGAGGCCGGTCTGTTGCATCGCGAAAAGCGCGGCACCTGGGCGTACTACTCGCTGGTCCCCGGAGCCCTGGATGACGTCGCCGGAGTCCTCACTGCCCTATGA
- a CDS encoding GNAT family N-acetyltransferase: MSRDFDVRPMQEGDWPAVRRIFQQGIETGHATFEENAPDWESFNTSRLKAHRIVAEAPGRGVLGWAAVSAVSSRPAYVGVVEHSIYVAAEARGLGLGKAILQALIDSTERDGVWTIQSSVFPENQSSLRIHESAGFRVIGHRSRIARMTYGPAAGQWRDTLLLERRSPAV, from the coding sequence ATGAGCCGTGATTTTGATGTCCGGCCCATGCAGGAAGGCGACTGGCCCGCTGTGCGGCGCATCTTCCAGCAAGGTATCGAGACGGGGCACGCCACCTTTGAGGAAAACGCTCCTGATTGGGAATCCTTCAACACCTCCAGGTTGAAAGCGCACCGGATCGTCGCCGAAGCGCCCGGACGGGGCGTTCTGGGATGGGCTGCCGTCTCCGCCGTCTCGTCCCGGCCTGCCTACGTGGGCGTGGTCGAACACTCCATTTATGTGGCGGCCGAAGCCCGCGGCCTCGGTCTGGGCAAAGCCATTTTGCAGGCACTCATCGACTCCACCGAGCGCGACGGGGTGTGGACTATCCAATCCAGCGTCTTCCCGGAAAACCAGTCCAGCCTCCGGATCCACGAATCCGCCGGTTTCCGGGTCATCGGACATAGGAGCCGCATCGCCCGTATGACCTACGGTCCCGCCGCCGGCCAGTGGCGCGACACACTCCTGCTCGAACGCCGCTCGCCCGCAGTGTAG
- a CDS encoding FG-GAP repeat domain-containing protein yields MGNFRGFAMKLAALAALLVASSITWVAPATAAVPQVASDEWAPRMNGTAYVGSELAISQVQHFNPCPTEEAPNGFVLEWLSNGVPLPAERQQGHSLKLIPEDRGNRISFNARGTCPEAKAYRSAETPPVAASNRATGWTGRGNFELLGRTHNGDLVLYPRTYEPVWSVFCGQGIQCMSYKGSWDEPRLVGSGWNIFDIVFSPGDFDGDGFNDVLGRDGAGNLRHYPGDGEGGWLAPRPVGSGWQIFDSIVGAGDFSGDGNNDVLARDRAGKLFLYPGDGHGGWLPPSQVGSGWQIFNKIVAPGNTNGDGGVDIFARDNRGVLHQYPTDGHGGWKAPTVVGPGWEGMTEINGAGRFSRINSPSQESNDVTAVDQEGNLVLYPGWGQSGLYNAGQIGSGWNTFKNLI; encoded by the coding sequence ATGGGCAATTTTCGTGGGTTTGCAATGAAATTGGCGGCTCTTGCCGCGTTGCTGGTGGCCTCGTCAATAACCTGGGTGGCTCCGGCCACTGCAGCGGTCCCGCAGGTCGCTTCCGATGAGTGGGCGCCGCGCATGAATGGGACGGCTTATGTGGGCTCTGAATTGGCCATATCGCAGGTTCAGCACTTCAACCCGTGCCCGACCGAGGAGGCCCCCAACGGGTTCGTCTTGGAATGGCTCAGCAATGGGGTTCCCCTCCCTGCCGAACGGCAGCAGGGGCATAGTCTGAAACTCATCCCTGAGGACCGAGGGAACCGCATATCGTTCAACGCCCGGGGCACGTGCCCCGAAGCAAAGGCCTATCGCAGCGCCGAGACACCTCCTGTTGCTGCTTCCAACAGGGCCACGGGCTGGACTGGCCGCGGAAATTTCGAGCTTCTGGGCCGCACTCACAACGGTGACCTCGTTCTCTACCCGCGAACCTACGAGCCCGTGTGGAGCGTCTTTTGTGGACAGGGCATTCAATGCATGTCCTACAAGGGGTCCTGGGACGAACCCAGGCTGGTCGGGTCGGGCTGGAACATCTTCGACATCGTTTTCTCCCCGGGTGACTTCGACGGCGATGGGTTCAACGACGTCCTGGGAAGAGACGGTGCGGGGAACCTGCGCCACTACCCCGGTGACGGCGAAGGAGGCTGGCTGGCACCCCGTCCGGTCGGCTCCGGCTGGCAGATCTTCGATTCCATCGTCGGAGCCGGCGACTTCAGTGGTGACGGCAATAACGACGTTCTGGCCCGCGACCGTGCAGGCAAGCTGTTCCTCTACCCTGGTGACGGCCACGGTGGCTGGCTCCCACCATCCCAGGTCGGCTCGGGGTGGCAGATCTTCAACAAAATTGTCGCGCCCGGAAACACCAACGGCGACGGGGGCGTGGACATCTTCGCCCGCGATAACAGAGGTGTCCTTCACCAATACCCAACGGACGGCCACGGCGGCTGGAAAGCACCGACCGTGGTCGGCCCTGGCTGGGAGGGCATGACCGAAATCAACGGAGCCGGCAGATTTTCCAGGATCAATTCTCCTTCCCAAGAATCCAATGACGTCACCGCCGTTGACCAAGAAGGCAACCTCGTCCTCTACCCCGGTTGGGGGCAGAGCGGGCTCTACAACGCGGGCCAAATCGGTTCAGGCTGGAACACCTTCAAAAACCTCATCTGA
- a CDS encoding Y-family DNA polymerase yields MSKPALMHQMQEIAHVDINCFYASAERAFNPSLEGKPLIVLSNNDGCAVTRSPEAKKLGIGLGEPWFKLAPRAKEWGLIALSSNYELYGDISSRVMELLARYSAWQEVYSIDEAFLGVKGQPEDLLELGRTIKAACQRHVGVPVCVGIARTKTLAKLANKWAKHNPGFNGVCRWDSIPEAQREALMARLSVIEIWGVATRLTKRLNAMGIFSILDLVRADPVALRDKFSIVMMRTVLELQGTPCIPMEEERIGRDQLIFSRSFSTPITTAAQLRQVLSIYGQMASARLAKHDLQAKLLTAFAATSVYNPNDKSFPTVNVKLPMPTSDPVLLTKAAHALVPRIQEGVRYAKAGIMVTDLRPSGNQKPLEIFENRHEERGIGPLLEQVSKRYGRGSIGLGHAGIKGGPDWSMKRDMLSPRYTTNWDELPLVKAA; encoded by the coding sequence ATGTCCAAGCCAGCACTCATGCATCAGATGCAGGAGATCGCCCACGTGGATATCAACTGCTTCTATGCGTCGGCGGAGCGTGCGTTCAACCCCTCACTGGAGGGCAAGCCGCTGATTGTGCTGTCCAACAACGACGGCTGCGCAGTGACCCGGTCTCCGGAAGCCAAGAAGCTGGGGATCGGGCTGGGGGAGCCATGGTTCAAACTTGCTCCGCGGGCCAAGGAATGGGGACTCATTGCCCTCTCCAGCAACTACGAACTCTATGGGGACATCAGTTCCCGTGTCATGGAACTCCTGGCCCGCTACTCGGCGTGGCAGGAGGTCTACTCCATTGATGAGGCGTTTCTCGGGGTGAAAGGCCAACCGGAAGACCTGCTGGAGCTGGGACGCACCATCAAAGCGGCATGCCAACGGCACGTGGGGGTTCCGGTCTGCGTGGGCATCGCCAGAACCAAGACCCTCGCCAAGCTGGCCAACAAATGGGCCAAACACAATCCGGGCTTCAACGGAGTGTGCCGCTGGGATTCGATCCCCGAAGCCCAACGCGAAGCCCTGATGGCACGGCTCTCCGTGATTGAGATCTGGGGTGTTGCCACCAGGCTGACCAAACGCCTGAATGCCATGGGGATCTTCTCCATCCTGGACCTGGTCCGGGCTGACCCCGTGGCTTTGCGGGACAAGTTCTCCATCGTCATGATGCGCACGGTGCTGGAACTGCAGGGCACCCCGTGCATCCCGATGGAGGAGGAAAGGATCGGGAGGGACCAGTTGATCTTCTCCCGCTCCTTTTCCACACCGATTACGACGGCGGCGCAGCTGCGGCAGGTGCTCAGCATCTACGGCCAGATGGCCAGTGCCAGGCTGGCCAAACACGACCTCCAAGCGAAGCTGTTGACGGCCTTTGCTGCCACATCTGTCTACAACCCCAACGACAAGTCGTTTCCCACCGTTAACGTCAAACTGCCCATGCCCACCTCGGATCCCGTCCTGCTGACCAAGGCAGCGCATGCGTTGGTTCCAAGGATCCAGGAAGGCGTGAGGTACGCCAAGGCCGGGATCATGGTCACTGACCTCCGCCCCAGCGGCAACCAGAAGCCTTTGGAGATCTTCGAGAACCGGCACGAAGAGCGTGGCATCGGACCCCTGCTGGAGCAAGTGAGCAAGCGGTACGGCCGCGGCTCCATCGGTTTGGGGCACGCTGGAATCAAGGGAGGACCGGACTGGTCCATGAAACGGGACATGCTCAGCCCCCGGTACACCACCAACTGGGATGAACTTCCCTTGGTGAAGGCGGCCTGA
- a CDS encoding uroporphyrinogen-III synthase — protein MTVARAIEVHDATAAPEVSEAVDAPLDGFRIGVTSHRRSRDLIEALERRGASVLHAPALKIAPVQEDMVLVEDTRTIIAAKPDICIATTAYGMRRWCEAADSFGIGEQLLESLSACRMFVRGPKARGAVRAAGLADVGISSDETTATLVDMLLTEGVRGKTVAVQLHGYTDVRQLERLRMSGATVLTVTPYRWVKPDGEDKLPRLIEAVVGGNLDVLTFTSAPAVDAMWSTAHEMGLYRQLIEALKGPVTVAAVGPVTAQPLVDAGLTPLIPDRYRMGALIRLVTEHLSLNHVRRLETKSATIELRGRCLRINGEVVDLAPAPLLLLRALLGAGGAVLSREALSDLLDLRGSVHALDMTVSRLRSSLPDGKLVETVVKRGYRLRA, from the coding sequence ATGACTGTTGCACGCGCCATCGAAGTCCACGACGCTACTGCCGCTCCGGAGGTTTCCGAAGCCGTCGATGCACCGCTGGACGGGTTCCGAATCGGCGTCACCTCGCACCGCCGCTCCCGTGACCTCATTGAGGCGCTGGAGCGCCGCGGTGCGAGCGTGTTGCACGCCCCTGCCCTGAAGATCGCCCCTGTGCAGGAAGACATGGTCCTCGTCGAGGACACCCGCACCATCATTGCTGCCAAGCCGGACATCTGCATCGCCACCACCGCCTATGGCATGCGCCGCTGGTGCGAGGCCGCCGATTCCTTCGGCATCGGCGAGCAACTCCTGGAATCTCTGTCCGCCTGCCGCATGTTCGTCCGGGGCCCCAAGGCCCGCGGTGCCGTGCGCGCTGCCGGTCTTGCCGACGTCGGAATCAGCAGTGACGAAACCACGGCCACGCTGGTGGATATGCTGCTGACCGAGGGCGTGCGCGGCAAAACCGTGGCCGTGCAGCTGCATGGATACACCGATGTCCGCCAGCTGGAACGGCTCCGCATGTCCGGCGCCACAGTCCTGACGGTGACCCCTTACCGCTGGGTGAAGCCCGACGGCGAAGACAAGCTGCCGCGCCTGATCGAGGCGGTGGTGGGCGGCAACCTGGACGTGCTGACGTTCACCAGCGCTCCAGCCGTGGACGCCATGTGGAGCACAGCTCACGAAATGGGCCTCTACCGCCAGCTCATCGAAGCCCTTAAGGGGCCCGTCACAGTTGCCGCTGTTGGGCCGGTCACCGCACAACCACTGGTCGACGCCGGGCTGACGCCACTGATCCCGGACCGTTACCGCATGGGCGCACTGATCCGGTTGGTGACCGAACACTTGTCCCTCAACCATGTACGCCGGTTGGAGACCAAGAGCGCCACGATCGAACTGCGCGGGCGCTGCCTGCGGATCAACGGTGAGGTGGTGGACCTGGCGCCGGCTCCCCTGCTGCTCCTGCGGGCGCTGCTCGGCGCGGGCGGAGCAGTACTGTCCCGGGAAGCGCTCTCGGACCTGTTGGACCTGCGGGGCTCTGTGCACGCCCTGGACATGACGGTCAGCCGCCTGCGTTCCTCCCTGCCGGATGGCAAACTCGTGGAGACCGTAGTGAAGCGCGGTTACCGGCTGCGGGCGTAG
- the cobA gene encoding uroporphyrinogen-III C-methyltransferase — translation MQLTIDLSGRDVLVTGSEKSARQAVRRYQTAGANVYRLSTPEGVPGDGQLPERPFLVAVVDDGEAGWLPLVERCRDAGIPVAFEPAPGADGHVTLVGGGPGALDLLTVGAVDALRDADVVFYDRLAPYQELADLTSAELVDVGKQPGLHKVTQRDIEKLMVEAAQLGKNVVRLKGGDPYVFGRGGEEVAACVAAGVPVRVISGVTSAISVPAAAGIPVTHREVSHMFTVVSGHAPLTEKEHTHLAGLGGTIVVLMGIGTLPQLAAGLRRAGMDADMPIAVVERGYRPGQRTTIADLGTIETAATGCSNPAVLVIGEVVRVAEANRNHAEASAELSRLAASLLEA, via the coding sequence ATGCAGCTCACCATTGATCTCTCCGGCCGTGATGTCCTTGTCACGGGATCGGAAAAGTCTGCCCGCCAGGCCGTCCGCCGCTATCAGACCGCCGGTGCCAACGTGTACCGGCTGAGCACGCCGGAAGGTGTACCGGGCGACGGTCAACTTCCGGAGCGCCCGTTCCTGGTGGCGGTAGTGGACGACGGCGAAGCAGGTTGGCTGCCGCTGGTGGAACGCTGCCGCGACGCCGGCATACCTGTCGCGTTTGAGCCTGCGCCGGGCGCCGACGGACATGTGACCTTGGTGGGCGGAGGCCCGGGAGCCTTGGACCTGCTCACGGTTGGCGCCGTGGACGCCCTGCGCGATGCCGATGTGGTGTTCTACGACCGTCTGGCGCCGTACCAGGAGCTGGCCGACCTGACCTCGGCCGAACTGGTGGATGTTGGCAAGCAGCCGGGCCTGCACAAGGTGACGCAGCGTGACATCGAGAAGCTCATGGTGGAAGCTGCGCAGCTGGGCAAGAATGTGGTTCGGCTCAAGGGCGGCGATCCATATGTGTTCGGCCGCGGCGGCGAGGAAGTGGCCGCCTGTGTTGCGGCGGGCGTTCCGGTACGGGTGATTTCCGGTGTCACCAGCGCCATCTCCGTCCCTGCCGCAGCCGGGATCCCGGTCACGCACCGCGAAGTCAGCCACATGTTCACCGTGGTGTCCGGCCATGCCCCCTTGACCGAGAAGGAACACACCCACCTGGCCGGCCTTGGCGGCACGATTGTGGTCCTCATGGGCATTGGTACCCTTCCCCAGCTTGCAGCAGGGCTGCGCCGGGCAGGCATGGACGCGGACATGCCCATCGCTGTGGTGGAACGTGGCTACCGCCCGGGGCAGCGCACCACCATCGCTGATCTGGGGACGATCGAAACGGCTGCCACAGGCTGCAGCAACCCGGCCGTGCTGGTCATCGGCGAGGTGGTCCGGGTGGCTGAAGCCAACCGCAATCATGCAGAAGCATCCGCTGAACTGAGCCGCCTGGCGGCTTCGCTCCTTGAAGCCTGA